One Nostoc sp. UHCC 0302 DNA window includes the following coding sequences:
- a CDS encoding polysaccharide deacetylase family protein, translating to MYPPSFQPITQRPVFKLPNDARVAVWVVMNVEHFTFGKLGTAIQPHLNSYPEIANYSWRDYGNRVGVWRLFELFAELEIPVTAAVNGEICTLYPEIMTAIQQYGWEVMAHGINNSTGHSGMDQETEIKIIAQTLNLLREATGKTPKGWLTPGFSITESTFELLHSAGIVYTADWVNDDQPYWYPVSNGRLLAIPYTIEANDISLCLSNRFSGAEFAQAITDQFDQLWQDGESQGRVMAIGLHPFIVGQPLRLKYLKQCLLHIKQQPDTWLTTGESIYEWSTSNLS from the coding sequence ATGTATCCTCCATCTTTTCAACCGATTACACAACGTCCGGTGTTCAAGCTGCCAAATGATGCCAGAGTCGCTGTATGGGTGGTAATGAATGTAGAACATTTCACATTTGGTAAACTAGGAACAGCTATTCAACCACATTTAAATAGTTATCCAGAAATTGCTAATTACAGTTGGCGAGATTACGGTAATCGTGTTGGAGTTTGGCGGCTATTTGAACTATTTGCAGAGTTAGAAATTCCAGTAACAGCAGCAGTTAACGGCGAAATTTGTACACTTTATCCCGAAATTATGACGGCCATACAGCAATATGGTTGGGAAGTAATGGCGCATGGAATTAATAATTCCACTGGTCATAGTGGGATGGATCAAGAAACAGAAATCAAAATAATTGCTCAAACTTTAAATTTACTACGGGAAGCCACTGGTAAAACACCTAAAGGCTGGCTCACGCCAGGGTTTTCAATTACAGAATCCACTTTTGAATTATTGCATTCAGCCGGGATTGTTTATACTGCTGATTGGGTAAATGATGACCAACCTTACTGGTATCCAGTATCCAATGGACGCTTGTTAGCGATTCCTTATACTATTGAAGCAAATGATATTAGCTTGTGCTTAAGTAACCGTTTTTCTGGTGCGGAATTTGCTCAAGCAATAACAGACCAATTTGACCAACTTTGGCAAGATGGAGAATCGCAAGGGCGAGTAATGGCGATTGGTTTACATCCGTTTATTGTTGGTCAACCGCTGAGATTAAAATATCTAAAACAATGTTTACTACATATTAAACAACAACCTGATACTTGGTTAACCACAGGTGAAAGTATTTATGAATGGTCAACAAGCAACTTAAGCTAG
- a CDS encoding ABC transporter permease translates to MNIQTISLVISDILRAATPLILAALGELVTEKAGVLNLGVEGMMLVGAVAGFITASVTGNIYLGLLIALLSGIAIALIHALLVITITANQVATGLALSIFGSGLSAFVGAGYIGKTITRLQPINIPVLKSIPVIGEAVFKQDFVVYISVVLVILVWWFLRKTRAGLVLQSIGESPEAADALGLPVSRVRYLAVMFGGAMAGLAGGYLSLAYTPLWAENMTAGRGWIAIALVVFATWKPERILLGAYLFGGVSALQLILQGLGVNISPYLLSSLPYLATILVLVFISRNGKPMQLGAPASLGEPFRPTH, encoded by the coding sequence ATGAACATCCAAACTATCAGCTTGGTCATCAGTGATATTTTACGGGCAGCTACACCTCTAATTTTGGCGGCACTAGGAGAATTAGTCACCGAAAAAGCAGGCGTGTTAAACCTGGGCGTTGAAGGAATGATGCTAGTTGGGGCTGTGGCTGGTTTTATCACCGCTTCAGTCACAGGTAATATTTACTTAGGGTTGTTGATAGCACTGTTATCAGGAATAGCGATCGCTTTGATTCATGCCCTGTTAGTAATTACTATAACTGCCAATCAAGTGGCAACAGGTTTAGCCCTTAGTATCTTTGGTTCAGGACTCAGTGCTTTTGTGGGTGCAGGTTATATTGGCAAGACAATTACCAGATTGCAACCTATTAATATTCCGGTTTTGAAATCAATTCCTGTGATCGGGGAAGCTGTATTTAAGCAAGATTTTGTGGTGTATATCTCAGTTGTCTTAGTAATACTAGTATGGTGGTTTTTGCGAAAGACACGGGCAGGTTTGGTATTGCAAAGTATCGGTGAATCACCAGAAGCTGCTGATGCTTTAGGTTTACCTGTTAGCAGAGTGCGTTATTTAGCAGTGATGTTTGGTGGGGCTATGGCAGGGTTAGCGGGGGGTTATTTATCTCTTGCGTATACGCCATTATGGGCGGAAAATATGACAGCAGGACGAGGATGGATTGCGATCGCACTTGTTGTTTTTGCAACTTGGAAACCTGAAAGAATTCTCCTTGGTGCATATTTATTTGGTGGCGTTAGTGCCTTACAGCTAATTCTTCAAGGACTAGGAGTGAATATTTCTCCCTATCTGTTGTCTTCCTTACCTTACTTGGCTACCATCCTAGTATTGGTGTTCATTTCACGGAATGGTAAACCCATGCAATTAGGCGCACCTGCATCATTAGGAGAACCCTTTCGTCCTACTCATTGA
- a CDS encoding polysaccharide deacetylase family protein gives MSTRKLFMVLKLVTITLITAAITTGISLLFSSSGFEHLLGIPKLKNESTKAIHDKVMSSSAQAMTLADQTNQIPKAFQGTVVYQAKLKANEKVIALSFDDGPGPKNTAQILEILKKNNIKATFFMVGQMVKYFPQVAKEVAADGHVIGNHTWHHWYRHMDVATAASEIERTADIIYKITGEKTTLFRPPGGFLNNGLAQYAENHKYAVMMWSEESGDAQRRSPQVPMLVKNVLKYAKPGAIVLMHDGGGNRSKSVEALPEIITGLKAKGYRFVTIPQLLAMQSEEQYAAVSPTVPQDEHPNYQLGHQ, from the coding sequence GTGTCTACCCGTAAATTATTTATGGTTTTGAAATTAGTAACTATTACATTGATTACTGCTGCTATTACTACAGGTATCAGTCTGCTTTTCAGTAGTAGTGGATTTGAGCATCTATTAGGAATACCAAAGTTAAAAAACGAAAGCACTAAAGCAATTCATGACAAAGTGATGAGTTCATCCGCACAGGCGATGACTCTCGCAGACCAAACAAATCAAATACCAAAAGCATTTCAGGGAACAGTTGTTTATCAAGCAAAACTGAAAGCAAATGAGAAAGTAATCGCCCTATCTTTTGATGATGGCCCTGGCCCGAAAAACACGGCACAGATTTTAGAAATATTGAAGAAAAATAATATTAAAGCGACATTTTTTATGGTTGGGCAAATGGTGAAATATTTTCCCCAGGTTGCCAAGGAAGTAGCTGCTGATGGTCATGTAATTGGTAACCACACATGGCATCATTGGTATCGTCATATGGATGTAGCTACTGCGGCTAGTGAAATTGAGCGCACAGCAGACATCATCTACAAGATTACAGGAGAAAAAACTACTCTATTTCGTCCCCCTGGTGGATTCCTGAATAATGGATTAGCCCAATATGCCGAAAATCATAAGTATGCTGTCATGATGTGGTCAGAAGAGTCGGGTGATGCTCAACGTCGTTCCCCACAAGTGCCAATGCTAGTCAAAAATGTGCTGAAGTATGCAAAACCTGGTGCAATTGTGTTGATGCATGATGGAGGCGGCAACCGTAGCAAATCTGTTGAAGCTTTACCAGAAATTATCACTGGTCTAAAGGCTAAAGGCTATCGATTTGTGACAATTCCTCAACTGCTGGCAATGCAATCTGAAGAGCAATATGCGGCAGTTTCACCAACAGTTCCACAGGATGAACATCCAAACTATCAGCTTGGTCATCAGTGA
- a CDS encoding ABC transporter permease has product MLIYLESRSIPSKTWQVLSPLAALLGTLILGVVLFGLLGKPPIVTLQTLFISPLSSFYGVTELAVKAAPILLIAVGLAVCFQAKVWNIGAEGQFTVGAICGGAVALTFPNINNYILLPISLITGVLGGVAWASITAFLKMRFNTNEILTSLMLNYVAASLLNYLVHEPLKDPKGFNFPESAPFSEFASLAPLIAGTRLHLGIILAVLVAVLIWGVLRQTFFGFSVKVVGSSSKAAVYAGIKSDRIIWLTLLISGGLAGLAGVCEVLGPIGQLRPSISPGYGYTAIIAAFLGRLNPLATIFSSLLMALLYVGGELVQIKLGLSLALAGMFQGILFFFLLAADILIYNRVRVRL; this is encoded by the coding sequence ATGCTAATTTATCTCGAATCCCGCAGTATCCCCTCAAAAACATGGCAAGTGTTATCACCCCTAGCTGCACTGTTGGGAACGTTGATTTTAGGAGTTGTGCTATTTGGTTTATTGGGTAAACCTCCGATAGTTACTTTACAAACCTTATTTATTTCTCCTTTAAGTAGCTTTTATGGAGTAACAGAATTAGCTGTGAAAGCAGCACCTATCTTATTAATTGCTGTTGGTTTAGCTGTGTGTTTTCAAGCCAAAGTATGGAATATTGGTGCAGAAGGACAGTTTACCGTTGGGGCAATTTGTGGCGGTGCTGTAGCTTTAACATTTCCAAATATTAATAACTATATTTTACTGCCAATTAGTTTAATAACTGGTGTGTTGGGCGGTGTGGCTTGGGCAAGCATTACTGCTTTTTTGAAAATGCGATTTAATACAAATGAAATTCTTACGAGTTTGATGTTAAATTATGTAGCCGCTTCTCTCTTAAACTACTTGGTACATGAACCATTAAAAGACCCCAAAGGATTTAACTTTCCTGAATCTGCACCTTTTTCAGAATTTGCTAGCTTAGCGCCATTAATTGCTGGTACACGGTTGCATTTGGGTATAATTTTGGCGGTTTTGGTAGCGGTGTTAATTTGGGGAGTGCTGCGACAAACGTTTTTTGGCTTTAGTGTAAAAGTTGTGGGTTCTAGTTCCAAGGCAGCAGTATATGCTGGGATAAAGAGCGATCGCATAATTTGGCTAACTCTACTAATCAGCGGTGGATTAGCAGGTTTAGCTGGTGTGTGCGAAGTTCTAGGCCCTATTGGTCAACTACGTCCTAGCATTTCTCCTGGTTACGGTTATACTGCCATCATTGCCGCCTTTCTTGGTCGCCTAAATCCACTCGCTACTATTTTTTCTAGTCTGCTGATGGCACTTTTGTACGTAGGCGGCGAATTAGTCCAGATTAAATTGGGACTCTCCCTAGCCTTAGCTGGAATGTTCCAAGGTATTTTATTCTTTTTTCTTCTAGCGGCAGATATATTAATTTACAACCGAGTGCGAGTAAGGCTATGA